A part of Capsicum annuum cultivar UCD-10X-F1 chromosome 6, UCD10Xv1.1, whole genome shotgun sequence genomic DNA contains:
- the LOC107873490 gene encoding protein PLASTID TRANSCRIPTIONALLY ACTIVE 16, chloroplastic: MAPTLTYSYSFLLSTTPHPRLSFKNPRFTVSAKKSGQNEETTSNSNNPFNFDFGKLPDVTSLIPASPNTSSGLSFGRQRAKDPRTVFVAGATGQAGIRIAQILLREGYSVRAGVSDLGAAQELARLAVSYKVISNDESKRLNAVASTFQDAESIAKAIGNASKVVVTIGKGEDGPTTDVTTTDAVQVIQAAQLAGVGHVAIIYDESSSAGSTYNVLDGITSFFNNLFSKSQPLTIAEFLQKIVETDLSYTLIKTSLAEDFSPESSYKIVVSAEGSARADAYKVGKSQIAKLVVDVFSNTAVAENKVVEVFTSPSATAKTVDELFSMIPEDGRRKAYAEALEKSKAEEEARGAAEAAKRLEQEAKKLEKKEAKAAANFTKEAEETASSADIPSVESLLEKAKGLSTGFSFEKFSSQLKSAVEKANGESDVQVATIKGQAKAKNLPAQKAVVKTPPRNPFALKTKEAPKPAKQTEITSTEKRKIFGGLFQQETIYVDD; encoded by the exons ATGGCTCCTACTCTTACTTATTCATACTCATTTCTACTTTCAACTACACCACATCCAAGATTATCATTCAAGAATCCAAGATTTACTGTTTCTGCTAAGAAATCTGGACAAAATGAAGAAACTACAAGCAATTCTAACAACCCCTTCAactttgattttg GTAAGTTACCTGATGTGACGTCTTTGATACCTGCTAGCCCGAACACATCTTCTGGTTTGTCTTTTGGAAGGCAAAGGGCAAAGGATCCTAGAACGGTGTTTGTTGCTGGTGCCACTGGACAAGCTGGTATCCGCATTGCTCAGATACTGCTGCGTGAAGGTTATAGTGTAAGAGCTGGAGTTTCTGACCTTGGTGCAGCACAAGAACTAGCTCGTCTAGCCGTTAGCTACAAG GTAATCTCTAATGATGAGTCGAAACGCCTGAATGCAGTTGCATCAACATTTCAAGATGCAGAATCGATTGCAAAAGCAATCGGAAATGCTAGCAAAGTTGTGGTTACTATTGGTAAGGGAGAGGACGGTCCTACAACTGATGTCACCACAACAGATGCTGTACAAGTTATACAAGCTGCACAATTAGCTGGTGTTGGGCATGTGGCCATAATCTATGATGAATCTTCTTCAGCAGGTTCTACATACAATGTGCTCGATGGGATTACATCTTTCTTCAACAATCTGTTCTCAAAATCTCAACCGTTGACAATAGCAGAGTTTCTGCAGAAGATAGTGGAGACAGATCTAAGCTATACACTCATAAAAACTAGCTTAGCAGAGGATTTCTCACCTGAGAGCTCATACAAAATCGTCGTTTCAGCTGAAGGGAGTGCCAGAGCTGACGCCTATAAA GTAGGGAAGTCTCAGATAGCTAAGCTGGTGGTGGATGTTTTCTCCAACACGGCGGTGGCAGAAAATAAG GTTGTGGAAGTGTTTACCAGTCCATCAGCAACAGCAAAGACTGTAGATGAACTTTTTAG CATGATTCCTGAGGATGGTCGGAGAAAGGCTTATGCAGAAgcccttgaaaaatcaaaagcTGAGGAAGAAGCTCGAGGAGCTGCTGAAGCAGCCAAGAGGCTGGAACAAGAAGCAAAGAAGCTCGAAAAGAAAGAAGCAAAGGCTGCTGCTAACTTTACAAAAGAAGCTGAAGAGACAGCGTCATCAGCTGACATTCCTTCTGTTGAAAGCTTACTGGAAAAAGCAAAAGGTTTAAGTACAGGATTTTCATTCGAAAAATTCAGCTCACAACTCAAATCAGCTGTTGAAAAGGCCAACGGGGAATCAGATGTGCAAGTTGCTACCATTAAGGGACAAGCCAAGGCCAAAAATTTGCCTGCTCAGAAAGCAGTTGTCAAAACACCTCCAAGGAATCCATTTGCTTTGAAAACAAAGGAGGCACCAAAACCAGCTAAACAAACAGAAATTACTTCAACAGAGAAAAGGAAGATTTTTGGTGGGCTGTTTCAGCAAGAAACCATCTATGTTGATGACTAA